One genomic segment of Mycolicibacterium psychrotolerans includes these proteins:
- a CDS encoding phage baseplate assembly protein V: MTTLDSQTNRVAYYGKYRATCVNNIDPMLQGRIQLIVPDVSAVAPTSWAMPCFPVTGIQNGVFTVPPIGAGVWVEFEQGDPDYPIWVGGYYAPADVPAAARLVPPGLSGFTFQTTLQNSITVSDTPGPTGGILIKTTTGAMIAVNDLGITISNGKGATITMVGPAVDINVGALTVI; the protein is encoded by the coding sequence ATGACCACGCTCGATTCGCAGACCAACAGGGTCGCGTACTACGGCAAGTATCGCGCCACCTGTGTCAACAACATCGACCCGATGCTGCAGGGCCGCATCCAGCTGATCGTGCCCGACGTCAGTGCCGTTGCGCCGACGTCGTGGGCCATGCCGTGTTTCCCGGTCACCGGCATCCAGAACGGGGTCTTCACCGTACCGCCGATCGGGGCGGGTGTGTGGGTGGAGTTCGAACAGGGCGACCCCGATTACCCGATCTGGGTGGGCGGCTACTACGCCCCGGCCGACGTGCCTGCCGCCGCCCGGTTGGTGCCGCCGGGCCTGTCCGGCTTCACCTTTCAGACAACGCTGCAGAACAGCATCACCGTCAGCGACACCCCGGGACCCACGGGCGGCATCCTGATCAAGACCACCACGGGGGCCATGATCGCGGTCAACGATCTCGGCATCACCATCAGCAACGGCAAGGGCGCGACGATCACCATGGTCGGCCCTGCCGTTGACATCAATGTCGGCGCCCTGACGGTGATTTGA
- a CDS encoding GPW/gp25 family protein: MTVDFPWQLDGRGRTAVTDQDDHIRDLIEQVLFTTPGERVMRPDFGSGLLAMVFEPGGPEAAAAAQYLVQSALERELADLIAVQAVEVEAIDAAIVVTVSYVVRRTQTQSVATFSAPGGAP, from the coding sequence ATGACCGTCGACTTCCCCTGGCAGCTCGACGGCCGTGGCCGCACCGCCGTCACCGACCAGGACGATCACATCCGCGACCTCATCGAGCAGGTGCTGTTCACCACGCCGGGAGAGCGGGTGATGCGGCCCGACTTCGGCAGTGGGCTGCTGGCCATGGTGTTCGAGCCCGGCGGTCCCGAAGCGGCCGCCGCCGCGCAGTACCTCGTGCAGTCGGCGCTCGAGCGGGAACTCGCCGATCTGATCGCGGTCCAGGCCGTCGAGGTCGAAGCGATCGATGCGGCCATCGTCGTCACCGTCTCCTACGTCGTTCGCCGCACCCAGACCCAATCGGTCGCGACGTTCTCGGCGCCGGGCGGTGCACCATGA
- a CDS encoding DUF6519 domain-containing protein: protein MGADLSRVRFDARRDHAGVVLQQGRLLLDADWNELVAIVERRIRAEAADLDSPGPTAGIAGVAVVPRTTPDAFKVTLAGGVLSIGRGRMYVDGLLAENHGVGPDEFDPLLRELRGTQDTQYDKQPYPPGPPPLPTSGSHLAYLDVWQREVTQIEAPDVVDVAIGVDTTARMQTVWQVRLHALGDASVSCGTLDADIPGWEALTAPSGARLSVDTIPVAASDDPCELPPSGGYRGVENQTYRVEVHTGGTLGTATFKWSRDNGSVVSPVVEVTGAGTAVRVASIGKDAVLRFHDGDWVEITDDRRELAGIAGELRKVTVNELNSQLEFTTALPVDLRPNAADAAAQHLRARRWDQRGQIKSATGANLDNLDSAMATGAITVPSAAGTGVVMEAGIVVRFASTGGDFRPGDHWVFAARTADTSVEELTEAPPLGIQHHYARLGVLTFPDGETDCRTMWPADCECDEGCGDCTVCVTPESHTSGTMTIQGAVDEVVARGGGTVCLQTGMYRLDGPVVINQASSVTVRGQGLRTLLVCTEGAFRVTGSAYVTLEDFSVLAPGLPSAILLKTTAAVTVQRLTIVTVGNADQGGTAVTLGGVALRTAIRDNAFLVGTAVTGGFDDTPLLTAELTVSDNLMVCRERGVDIQGPVAHLLGNRTTGNAVLRCRGVGIRLAGAISPGHGCDVRENIVVVAGVGIAVGSSGFTVADNDVTGTPDSIEFRSAGIEVLPSTFASAVPGPTRITANRVRDVGGGAVRVLASVSSLEISHNLVERAMHGIVMEERGGTSSVAAVDNTVLDVGSRESDDKDGAFGIKLVGSMRAVVESNCVNGVGAAREVSGAATGILVLGCPDSRVASNSVDRIGMLEDPGEDVGIAVMGLIARTQVSSNQARRQPSDIDRSTAFRGLLIGSQADGREPGADLVAGYVVGNAAVPTVVGPYSVHTFELREAAAVIVDTNIVSGGGRAPTGIVGVGRSDAILTGNQIRSWGEAPALLVAAGSIAVNANRLSGGGRESCALIVNSERITVLGNITSAGTSVNGLPLGAPWQGLNVDGVV, encoded by the coding sequence ATGGGTGCTGATCTGAGCCGGGTGCGCTTCGACGCCCGGCGGGACCACGCGGGGGTCGTCCTTCAGCAGGGTCGCCTGCTGCTCGACGCCGACTGGAACGAACTGGTCGCGATCGTCGAACGGCGCATCCGGGCGGAGGCGGCCGACCTCGACTCCCCGGGTCCGACGGCAGGCATCGCTGGCGTAGCGGTAGTGCCACGGACGACGCCCGACGCATTCAAGGTGACGCTGGCGGGCGGAGTGCTGTCGATCGGCCGGGGTCGGATGTACGTCGATGGCCTATTGGCCGAGAATCACGGCGTCGGGCCCGACGAGTTCGACCCGTTGCTGCGCGAGCTGCGTGGCACGCAGGACACCCAATACGACAAGCAGCCGTATCCTCCGGGTCCGCCTCCGCTGCCGACGTCAGGCAGCCACCTCGCCTATCTGGACGTGTGGCAGCGGGAAGTCACGCAGATCGAGGCCCCCGACGTGGTCGACGTTGCGATCGGGGTCGACACCACCGCACGGATGCAGACGGTCTGGCAGGTGCGCCTGCACGCCCTTGGCGATGCGAGCGTGTCCTGCGGCACGCTCGACGCCGACATCCCGGGCTGGGAGGCGCTGACCGCTCCATCCGGCGCCCGACTCAGCGTCGACACCATCCCGGTCGCGGCGAGCGACGACCCATGCGAGCTCCCTCCGAGCGGAGGGTATCGGGGGGTGGAGAACCAGACCTACCGGGTGGAGGTCCACACCGGTGGCACGCTGGGCACCGCGACGTTCAAGTGGTCGCGCGACAACGGATCGGTGGTGTCGCCGGTCGTCGAGGTTACGGGCGCGGGGACGGCGGTGCGGGTCGCCTCGATCGGCAAGGACGCCGTGCTGCGGTTCCACGACGGCGACTGGGTAGAGATCACCGATGATCGGCGCGAGCTGGCCGGTATTGCAGGCGAACTACGTAAAGTCACTGTCAACGAGCTGAATTCCCAACTCGAGTTCACCACTGCGCTGCCCGTGGATTTGCGCCCGAACGCGGCGGACGCGGCGGCGCAGCACCTGCGCGCGCGGCGCTGGGATCAACGCGGGCAGATCAAGTCGGCGACCGGGGCCAATCTCGACAACCTGGACTCCGCAATGGCGACCGGAGCCATCACGGTTCCCTCGGCCGCCGGGACCGGTGTGGTCATGGAGGCCGGCATCGTCGTGCGATTCGCCTCCACCGGAGGCGATTTCCGGCCCGGCGACCACTGGGTCTTTGCGGCACGCACCGCTGACACGTCGGTGGAGGAGCTGACCGAGGCGCCGCCGTTGGGCATTCAGCATCACTACGCCCGGCTCGGAGTGCTCACCTTCCCGGATGGCGAGACCGATTGCAGGACAATGTGGCCCGCCGACTGCGAATGTGACGAGGGTTGCGGCGACTGCACGGTCTGCGTGACCCCCGAGTCACATACCTCGGGGACGATGACCATCCAGGGCGCGGTCGACGAGGTCGTCGCGCGCGGTGGGGGCACGGTGTGCCTCCAGACCGGGATGTACCGGCTCGATGGCCCGGTGGTGATCAATCAGGCGTCGTCGGTGACCGTGCGCGGTCAGGGCTTGCGCACGCTTCTGGTCTGCACCGAGGGTGCGTTCCGTGTCACTGGCAGCGCTTACGTCACCCTGGAGGACTTCTCCGTGTTGGCGCCGGGCCTTCCGTCCGCCATTCTGCTGAAAACCACGGCCGCGGTCACTGTTCAGCGGCTGACCATCGTGACGGTGGGCAACGCCGATCAGGGCGGCACCGCAGTGACGCTCGGCGGCGTCGCGCTGCGTACCGCCATCCGGGACAACGCGTTCCTGGTGGGCACCGCCGTCACCGGTGGCTTCGATGACACTCCGCTGCTGACAGCGGAACTCACGGTCAGTGACAATCTGATGGTCTGCCGCGAACGGGGGGTGGACATCCAGGGTCCCGTGGCTCACCTGTTGGGCAACCGCACGACCGGCAACGCGGTGCTGCGCTGCCGCGGGGTCGGCATCCGGCTTGCCGGGGCGATCTCGCCAGGCCACGGCTGCGACGTGCGGGAGAACATCGTCGTCGTCGCAGGAGTGGGTATCGCGGTTGGGTCGTCGGGCTTCACGGTGGCTGACAACGACGTCACTGGTACCCCCGATAGCATCGAATTCCGTTCCGCCGGTATTGAAGTGTTGCCGTCGACGTTCGCATCGGCGGTTCCGGGACCGACCCGGATCACCGCGAACCGGGTCCGCGACGTCGGTGGCGGCGCCGTTCGTGTGCTGGCTTCGGTCAGCTCACTCGAGATCAGCCACAACCTGGTCGAGCGCGCGATGCACGGCATCGTGATGGAGGAACGCGGCGGGACATCCTCGGTGGCCGCCGTCGACAACACCGTTCTGGACGTCGGATCCCGGGAGTCGGACGACAAGGACGGCGCCTTCGGTATCAAGCTGGTCGGTTCGATGCGGGCCGTCGTAGAGTCCAACTGCGTCAACGGCGTCGGCGCCGCGCGGGAGGTGTCCGGAGCCGCTACGGGAATCCTGGTGCTCGGGTGCCCGGACTCGCGCGTTGCGAGCAACTCGGTCGACAGGATCGGCATGCTCGAAGATCCGGGGGAGGACGTCGGTATCGCGGTGATGGGCCTGATCGCGCGAACTCAAGTCTCGAGCAACCAGGCCCGCCGCCAGCCATCGGACATCGACAGATCGACAGCGTTCCGGGGACTGCTCATCGGCAGCCAGGCCGACGGCCGAGAGCCAGGGGCCGATCTGGTGGCCGGCTACGTCGTCGGCAACGCCGCAGTACCCACCGTGGTCGGACCGTACTCGGTGCACACCTTCGAACTGCGAGAAGCTGCGGCGGTCATCGTCGACACCAACATCGTCTCCGGCGGCGGCCGCGCACCGACGGGGATCGTCGGTGTCGGCCGCAGCGACGCGATCCTCACCGGAAACCAGATCCGAAGCTGGGGGGAGGCGCCGGCGCTGTTGGTGGCAGCCGGCTCGATCGCCGTCAACGCCAACCGGTTGAGCGGCGGTGGCCGCGAGTCGTGCGCGCTCATTGTCAACTCGGAACGGATTACCGTGCTCGGCAACATCACGAGTGCGGGCACATCCGTCAACGGCTTGCCTCTCGGTGCCCCATGGCAAGGCCTCAACGTCGACGGCGTCGTCTAA
- a CDS encoding baseplate J/gp47 family protein, with protein MNGISGPGTCSCCTGLTVRTPGVVENRPGLAEVRYRSGVHGDFLASMLARLSSDGQPALAGLRTRDGDDLTIALLDAWAVACDVLTFYTERLANESYLRTATERTSLQELGKLVAYPLSPGVAAATWLAFALERPPALPALDPPDPGQVPPEVPDAVILPVGLRVQSVPGPGEQAQTFETVEQIEARPEWNALPVVRTHQYLPALGRTDAWLDGVGLNVAKGDAILFAEDDPINDPWDVQLLTEVAIDAARMRTHVVWESALGSYPPPNEPAAFVLRKRLAVFGHNAPVFRAMNATFRAGYQVAAGIPVDLNAPQWPNFVAVTTDIAGNTVVDLDGPHPDVVRGSWLVLSQDGTGFYRGLYEVVQRAELSRAEFGISGKVTRLTLAGTAHAFGTPREVTVMAVADPLTVVEAPDDTAVGGPVVVVDGDAAEMSADRTVVLAGTAADGTAQSEVITIKTATRNPDGRTTLTLRSALTKSYVRATAVVFGNVAHAGHGQTITQILGSGDARRPFQTFAVQQGPLTFVPDDSPSGATSTLRVEVDGVCWSELATTFGSAPPDRVFVTREEPGGSRSVVFGDGQRGARPATGSNNVRATYRIGIGTGGNLRVGQLSQALDRPLGLKGVSNPVEATGGVDPQQESDARLSIPVGVRTLGRAVSLQDFADFALAFTGIGKAAATVLSLRGVRTVVVTIADKDGFAPPDTTVARLRDSLRGQSDPHVRAVVLPVVKVDLRLALTVRTDPLRESAAVLSAVAAALRTVYGHSAVNVGAPVHQSAVIATAAAVPGVVGVDLDRLYRAGDAPSLQQRVLAMAAHDQGDEPVAAELLGLPADGFDWLWEMT; from the coding sequence GTGAACGGGATCTCGGGGCCGGGAACCTGCAGTTGCTGCACCGGCCTGACGGTGCGGACGCCCGGTGTCGTCGAGAACCGGCCCGGCCTTGCCGAGGTCCGGTATCGATCGGGTGTGCACGGCGACTTCCTGGCGAGCATGCTGGCCAGGCTGTCCAGCGACGGCCAGCCGGCGCTTGCCGGGCTGCGCACCCGCGACGGCGACGACCTGACGATCGCGCTGCTCGACGCCTGGGCGGTGGCATGCGACGTACTGACCTTCTACACCGAGCGGCTGGCCAACGAGTCCTACCTGCGGACCGCCACAGAGCGCACGTCGCTGCAGGAGCTCGGGAAGCTCGTCGCCTACCCGTTGAGTCCGGGCGTGGCGGCAGCGACCTGGCTCGCCTTCGCCCTCGAACGGCCACCCGCCCTGCCTGCCCTGGATCCTCCGGATCCCGGTCAGGTGCCGCCGGAAGTACCGGACGCGGTGATCCTTCCCGTCGGGCTGCGGGTGCAAAGCGTGCCAGGACCTGGCGAGCAGGCGCAGACCTTCGAGACGGTCGAACAGATCGAGGCGCGGCCCGAATGGAACGCCCTTCCCGTGGTACGAACCCACCAGTACCTGCCCGCGTTGGGCCGGACCGACGCCTGGTTGGACGGCGTCGGGCTGAACGTCGCCAAGGGCGACGCCATCCTGTTCGCCGAGGACGACCCGATCAACGATCCCTGGGACGTGCAGTTGCTCACCGAAGTGGCCATCGACGCGGCGCGTATGCGCACCCATGTGGTCTGGGAGTCCGCCCTTGGCTCCTACCCGCCGCCGAACGAACCCGCCGCATTCGTGCTGCGCAAGCGGCTGGCGGTATTCGGCCACAACGCGCCGGTGTTCCGGGCGATGAACGCTACGTTCCGCGCAGGCTATCAGGTCGCCGCAGGGATACCGGTGGACCTGAACGCGCCGCAGTGGCCCAATTTCGTTGCGGTCACCACCGATATCGCCGGCAACACCGTCGTCGACCTCGACGGGCCGCACCCCGACGTGGTGCGGGGCTCGTGGTTGGTGCTCAGCCAGGACGGTACCGGCTTCTATCGCGGGCTGTACGAGGTAGTGCAGCGCGCCGAACTGTCACGCGCCGAATTCGGGATCTCCGGTAAGGTCACTCGGCTGACACTGGCGGGGACGGCACACGCGTTCGGCACGCCGCGTGAGGTCACGGTGATGGCGGTCGCCGACCCGCTGACCGTAGTGGAGGCTCCCGACGACACCGCCGTCGGCGGACCCGTCGTGGTGGTCGACGGCGACGCCGCCGAGATGTCCGCGGACCGGACCGTGGTACTTGCCGGCACCGCGGCCGACGGGACCGCGCAATCCGAGGTGATCACCATCAAGACCGCGACGCGCAATCCCGACGGCCGGACCACCCTGACCCTGCGCTCTGCGCTGACGAAGTCCTATGTTCGTGCCACCGCAGTCGTTTTCGGCAACGTTGCGCACGCCGGCCACGGCCAGACCATCACCCAGATCCTGGGGTCGGGGGACGCTCGGCGCCCGTTCCAGACGTTTGCGGTGCAGCAGGGACCGCTGACCTTCGTCCCCGATGACAGCCCCTCCGGTGCCACCTCCACGCTGCGCGTCGAGGTCGACGGCGTGTGCTGGTCCGAGCTGGCCACCACGTTCGGCTCCGCGCCGCCGGATCGGGTGTTCGTCACCCGAGAGGAACCCGGTGGGAGCCGCAGCGTGGTATTCGGCGACGGTCAGCGCGGCGCACGACCGGCGACCGGCTCCAACAACGTGCGCGCGACGTACCGCATCGGCATCGGGACGGGCGGCAACCTACGCGTCGGGCAGCTCAGTCAGGCGCTGGACCGGCCGCTGGGTCTGAAGGGCGTGTCCAACCCGGTCGAGGCCACCGGCGGTGTGGATCCACAGCAGGAATCCGATGCGCGGCTGTCGATCCCGGTCGGCGTGCGCACCTTGGGCCGCGCGGTGTCCCTGCAGGACTTCGCGGACTTCGCCCTGGCCTTCACCGGAATCGGAAAGGCGGCCGCGACCGTGTTGTCGCTGCGGGGTGTGCGCACCGTCGTCGTCACGATCGCCGACAAGGATGGCTTCGCTCCTCCGGACACGACCGTGGCGCGGCTTCGGGATTCGCTTCGGGGACAGTCAGATCCGCACGTACGAGCAGTAGTGCTACCCGTGGTGAAAGTCGACCTGAGGCTGGCACTGACGGTCCGGACCGACCCACTGCGCGAGAGCGCCGCGGTGTTGAGCGCCGTGGCGGCGGCGTTGCGCACCGTGTATGGACACAGCGCAGTCAACGTAGGGGCGCCGGTACACCAGTCGGCGGTGATCGCGACGGCCGCTGCGGTGCCGGGCGTGGTCGGCGTCGACCTCGATCGGCTCTACCGCGCGGGCGACGCACCGTCGTTGCAACAGCGGGTGCTGGCCATGGCCGCACACGATCAGGGTGATGAGCCGGTGGCCGCGGAGCTGTTGGGACTGCCGGCGGACGGGTTTGACTGGCTCTGGGAGATGACATGA
- a CDS encoding putative baseplate assembly protein, which translates to MTMFACGNARRLLAVKLAGVLDGIEYVEVRDTAETDPAKKALRQRTLYVRMLKPVTAVPTVVIDGGERIASVDVQWAFAATALPAAEAYLAVDLDEPDHVLVVRTAERGDFSRYRLALVATPGSDDPPAGFDPLLAEVTFSFKAECPSDFDCKEDCACPPQTHTAPTIDYLAKDFQGFRRIMLERMAQLAPGWTERNAADVGVTLVELMAYVGDELSYRQDAVATEAYLGTARSRISLRRLARLVDYRMHDGCNARTWVQVHVQAPAVILPQGTTLLSTVPGLPSRIAPDSPDHHAARDAHPVVFETVEEAVLDDDLNEMRLWMWGDLDCCLPAGATTATLRGHHPALRAGDVVVIAETISPTTGKAADADPGRRFAVRLVDVSDGADPSGALFPGGTTEITHLRWRDEDALPGPVCLSAGEQETACVWGNIVLADHGETVPDEELSPLEARNPVLIPRGDDGCGDTAAEALPPRYRPTLQQRPLTRCVAAPAEVLTELPFTAVLAAELATGQSGDQLEAAFAVLDLPMPDGSAIRGVAPLWSVSSSGRAWLLRERDGMLQVLAEAAPAACALGTDTGGARPALSLRGVYAARTDTWEPVVDLLGSNRFDRDFVAETEFDGVVTLRFGDGEHGLRPPVGTEFSATYRVGNGVAGNVGRAGLAHAVTAVTAIDKVMNPLPAGGGAEPETADEVRRDAPYAFAVQQRAVTEADYAEVSQRNREVQRAAATFRWTGSWHTVFVTADRFGGGPVDAAFEGRLRDWLERFRMVGYDLEVDSPVFVPLDISLHVCVVPGYFRSDVASELRAVLSDGVLSDGSLGLFHPDNLTFGQPVYLSSVLAATHAVRGVQSVKTTRFERQRLPQTSGLADGLLPMGRLEIARLDDDPNFPERGVLELTFGGGS; encoded by the coding sequence ATGACGATGTTCGCGTGCGGCAACGCCCGCCGACTACTCGCCGTGAAGCTGGCCGGAGTGCTCGACGGCATCGAGTACGTCGAGGTCCGCGACACTGCGGAGACCGATCCAGCGAAAAAGGCACTGCGACAGCGCACTTTGTACGTGCGGATGCTCAAGCCGGTGACCGCGGTCCCGACCGTTGTGATCGACGGCGGCGAACGCATCGCGAGCGTCGACGTGCAGTGGGCGTTTGCGGCGACCGCACTGCCTGCGGCTGAGGCCTATCTGGCAGTCGACCTCGACGAGCCCGACCATGTGCTCGTCGTGCGCACCGCCGAGCGCGGTGACTTTTCGCGCTACCGCCTGGCCTTGGTTGCCACTCCTGGCAGCGACGACCCGCCGGCGGGGTTCGACCCGCTGCTCGCCGAGGTGACGTTCTCGTTCAAGGCCGAATGCCCAAGCGATTTCGACTGCAAAGAGGACTGCGCGTGTCCGCCGCAGACGCACACCGCGCCGACGATCGACTACCTGGCCAAGGACTTCCAGGGCTTCCGCCGCATCATGCTGGAGCGGATGGCCCAACTGGCGCCCGGCTGGACGGAGCGCAACGCCGCCGACGTCGGTGTCACCCTGGTGGAACTCATGGCCTACGTCGGAGACGAGCTCTCCTACCGCCAGGATGCCGTCGCCACCGAGGCCTACCTCGGCACCGCCCGCTCGCGCATTTCGCTGCGCCGGCTCGCCCGCCTCGTCGACTACCGGATGCACGACGGCTGCAACGCCCGCACCTGGGTGCAGGTACACGTCCAGGCGCCGGCCGTCATCCTGCCGCAGGGCACGACGCTGCTGTCGACGGTGCCTGGCCTCCCGTCCCGCATCGCACCGGATTCGCCGGACCATCACGCCGCGCGGGACGCCCATCCCGTGGTATTCGAAACGGTCGAGGAGGCCGTTCTGGATGACGATCTCAACGAGATGCGGCTGTGGATGTGGGGAGACCTTGACTGCTGCCTACCCGCGGGTGCCACCACGGCCACGCTGCGCGGGCATCACCCGGCGCTACGGGCAGGCGACGTCGTCGTCATCGCCGAAACCATCTCTCCCACAACGGGTAAGGCTGCGGACGCGGATCCGGGTAGACGCTTCGCGGTGCGTCTGGTCGACGTGAGTGATGGCGCGGACCCGTCAGGCGCACTCTTCCCAGGCGGAACCACCGAGATCACCCACCTGCGCTGGCGCGACGAGGACGCGCTGCCCGGGCCGGTGTGCCTGAGCGCCGGGGAGCAGGAAACCGCGTGCGTATGGGGCAACATCGTGCTGGCCGACCACGGCGAGACGGTGCCCGACGAAGAGCTCAGCCCGCTCGAGGCACGGAACCCCGTGTTGATCCCGCGGGGTGACGACGGGTGCGGGGACACCGCGGCCGAGGCCTTGCCACCGCGCTACCGTCCCACGTTGCAGCAACGGCCCCTGACCCGCTGCGTGGCCGCGCCTGCGGAGGTGCTGACGGAGTTGCCGTTCACCGCGGTGCTGGCCGCCGAGCTGGCCACCGGTCAATCGGGTGACCAGTTGGAGGCCGCGTTCGCCGTACTCGACCTGCCGATGCCGGACGGCAGCGCGATCCGGGGCGTCGCGCCGCTGTGGTCGGTCAGTTCGTCCGGCCGGGCGTGGCTGCTACGTGAACGTGACGGCATGCTGCAAGTGCTCGCCGAGGCAGCGCCCGCGGCATGCGCGCTGGGCACCGACACAGGCGGCGCACGGCCCGCGCTGTCCCTGCGCGGGGTGTACGCGGCCAGGACCGATACCTGGGAACCGGTCGTCGATCTGTTGGGCAGCAACAGGTTCGATCGGGACTTCGTCGCCGAGACTGAGTTCGACGGCGTCGTCACGCTGCGGTTCGGCGACGGCGAACACGGCCTGCGCCCACCGGTGGGCACGGAGTTCTCGGCCACCTACCGGGTAGGCAACGGCGTGGCGGGCAACGTGGGCCGGGCCGGCCTCGCCCACGCCGTCACCGCGGTGACCGCCATCGACAAGGTGATGAATCCGTTGCCGGCCGGGGGCGGGGCGGAACCCGAAACCGCCGACGAGGTGCGCCGCGACGCTCCCTACGCGTTCGCCGTGCAGCAGCGTGCCGTCACCGAGGCCGACTACGCCGAGGTCAGCCAGCGCAACCGCGAGGTGCAGCGGGCGGCTGCCACCTTCCGCTGGACCGGTTCGTGGCACACGGTTTTCGTGACGGCCGACCGGTTCGGCGGCGGTCCCGTCGACGCCGCGTTCGAGGGCAGGCTGCGCGACTGGCTGGAACGGTTCCGGATGGTGGGCTATGACCTGGAAGTCGACTCGCCGGTATTCGTTCCGCTCGACATCAGCCTGCACGTGTGCGTCGTGCCCGGGTACTTCCGGTCCGACGTGGCCAGCGAGTTGCGGGCGGTGCTCTCCGACGGTGTGCTGTCCGACGGGAGCCTCGGGCTGTTCCATCCCGACAACCTCACGTTCGGGCAACCGGTCTACCTCTCGTCGGTGCTCGCCGCCACCCACGCCGTACGCGGAGTGCAGTCGGTGAAGACGACTCGGTTTGAACGCCAACGCCTTCCACAGACCAGCGGGCTGGCCGACGGGCTGCTGCCCATGGGTCGGTTGGAGATCGCCAGGCTCGATGACGACCCCAACTTCCCCGAACGCGGCGTCCTCGAGCTGACTTTCGGAGGTGGCTCGTGA